From the genome of Terriglobales bacterium:
CGCGTGATCTCGATGGGGGATTCGTTTGCCGCCGGGGTCGGGGTCGCCATCCTTGAATGTCTCCTTAAGGTCTTATTGGCCCTTGGCGCGCAATGCATTTACCTGCGCCAGCATCTCGCGCGCGTACTTCTGGAAAGGACCGGGAATGCTGGAGGCCTGGGTCAGATAAACGCGGGCCTCGGTGTAGCGCCGGAGCTTGGCATAGCTCAGGCCCAGACAATAGAGGATGCGGGACTCGGCGGCATCCTGTTCCTTCAGCGGGCCGGCCGCCGCCTTGAGCTCCGGGATGGCAGCGTCGTAGCTGCCCTGCATCACCAGGACAAACCCCAGCACGGAGTGGGCGCTGGCCACCAGGAGGGCCTTCTTGGGGTCGGCGCCGGCTTCCTCGGTCTTGGTCAGGGCCACGGCCTTGCGGGCGTATTCCAGGGCCTTGGGGCGCATCTTCGCGTCCTCGGCTATGGTCTCGGCCAAAAGCAGCAGGGTGGTGACGTTGCTGGGGTCGGCCGCCAGGGACTTCTCTCCGAAGGCGATCAGGCCGGCGCGGTCGTTCATCTGCTGCAGCGAAATCATGGCGTACTGGGTCACCTGGTCCTGATAGCGGGAGCCCGGAAACGCGGTATGGAAGCGTTCGATGTAGCTCATGCGCTTCTTGCCGTCCGTCTCAGCGGCGATAGCGTTGTAGGCGGCGCCCTCCATGTACTCGTGGTTGGAGCGGGCTTCCTCGCGCAACTGATTGTTTGCGGCGGCAAAATCGGCGTCACTCATGGCCTCGGACTTGGGCTGCTTGCCGATGCCCTGGAAGGCCGTGCCGCCGCGCGCGGCGTAGTCCACGATCTTGGCGTAGTCCTTCATCTGCTGGGCTACGGTCACCTGGGAGGCCAACAAGTCCAGTTCCCCGGGCATGGCCGCGACCGCTTTGTCGCCGACCTCCAGGGCCCGGGCGGCGTTGCCGGCGGCCAGATAGAGCTGCGAGAGCTGCCAGTTCCCATAGGCCACCGCCGCTGGATTGGAGGAGAACTTGCCCACGAACTCCTCATAGAGCGCGATGCGCTTCTGCGCGTCCTGCTCGTTGGTGATGGCTTGCAGCGCCAGGTCTTCCGGCGACCCCGCGGGAATCACAATCTTGTTCACCTGGGCGGAGGCGGGCAGCGCCAGCAGCATCAGACCCAACATGGAGGCCAGCAGGGTGGTTCGAAGCCTCATGGCTCACCTCGAGGAGGGAAAAAGGGCAAAAATCCTCGCCCGCGCGCATCCTATCCCCCGGAAGCGGGGATGCGCAAGGATAGTCGGGGCTTATTTCCCGTCCGCCGGGGGAGGTTCTGGGTTGCCGGCTTCCGGCGGAGCGGCGCTGGCGCGGATGGCGAAGCCGGCGGGCACGATGAGCACCCGGGGCAGGTGCCCATCCTTCAGCCGGTAGGGCGCCAGGCCGTCGAGCGAATCAATGTTCAGGAACGCGCGCAGGAAGGCGTGGCCGGGGACGTCCTGGAACTCAAAGAGGTCGCCGGGCGTGAATCCATCCTGGGCCTGCACGATCAGCTCCTGCTCGCTGCGGATATCTTCCTGGAGCGCCGGGTCGAGGACGATGACCCAATAGACGTCCCACTCCACCACCGCGCCCTCCGGGGGCAGGGCGTTGATGATGTCGTTGTGGCCGAAGTCCTCATAGCCCTCGGCCTGATGCAGCGCTCCCGGAGACACCAGGTACAGGTTCAGCCGCGCATCGCGCGGCTTGCGGTCGGAGACCCGCGCGCCGAACCGCCAGGGACCGAAGGAGAACGGCTGCTGGCCTTTTGGGATCGGGGCCAGGTTGAAGCTGACCAGTTGGTTGCGCAGGTAGGCGGTGGAGACGGAACTGGGAGGGCCGACGCTCGGGGTGCCGGCCCACAGGACCGCGGCACAACCCACCAGCGCTGCCAAACGCAGGACTCGAGTCGCTGAGGCGCGCAGCTTCCCACCTCCCGTGGACGGGGAGCCTGCTGGGGCCATTATGGGGTCGTTTTGGGTCTTCCCCGCCGATAAATTTTCTCCGGCCTAGCCGGCTGCCGCATTTGGCGCACTCCATTTCTTGCTACAGTAAACCAAGTGCGCAACATCCTCCGCAACCGGCCGCTGCGTTTCATTTTCGCCGCCAACGTCATCTCCATGCTGGGCAGCGGCATGAACACCGCCGCCGTCACCTGGTCCATTTTGCAGAAGACGCATTCGGAGATGGACCTGGGGCTGCTGGCGGTGCTGACCACGCTTCCCGGGATGCTCATGCTGCCCTTCACCGGCGTGATCATCGATCGCGAGGACCGCCGCCACCTGCTGATGCTGCTCGACCTGGGCCGCGGCGCTGTGGTGCTGGTGGTGGCGGTGCTGGCACTGCGCGGCCCGGTCCACACCTGGCAGCTCTACCTGATGAGCATGCTGGTGGCCACCGGCTTCTGGATGTTCTGGCCCACCATCACCGCCCTCATCCAGGAGATGACACCGGAGTCGGAGTTCGTCCACTCCAACACCTTCCTGCTGGCCGGGGTGCAGGGGGGATGGCTGATGGCCGGCGCGCTGGTGGGCTTCGTGTACGACCACATCGGACTGGGCGGCGTGCTGCTGATCGACTGCGCCACCTACGCGGCCTCGTTCCTCTGTTATCTCTTCGTGCGCCGCGGCCGGCACGTGGTCGAGCACCCCGAGACCGGCCCCAGACCCGAGGGCATGGTGGGGCGCTACTTCCACGAGCTGCGCGAAGGCATCGGCTTCCTCAAAGGGAAGCCCTACGTGGTGTTGCTGGGGACGAGCTGGGCGCTGTTCATCGGCGCCATGCTGACGCAAAGCGTGATCACCGCGCCGCTCAGCGACCGCATCCTGCACGCCGGAGCCGTGGGCTACGGCTGGCTCAACGGAGGATGGGGCTTGGGCGCCTTTCTGAGCGTGCTGTATTCTCCGCTGATCATACGTAAGGCGGGATCGCGTCACTCGGTGGGATTCTCCATGGCGCTGCTGGCCGCCAGCCTGCTTGTGCTGCCGTTCTCCCACTGGCTGGGGATCGCCGTCGCCATCTACGCGCTGATGGGCTCGGCGCGCGGCGTGGGCGGCATCGCCATCTCCAGCACCTTGATGGAGATCGTCCCCAAGCACTTCATGGGACGGGTGCAGAACACCTTCTACTTCGCCGGGACGGTTTTACAGATGGCCTTCGGCTACCTGGTCGGTATCGCCGCGCACAAGCTGGCGCTCTCCGTCGGATTCTTTGTGGTGGCAACGATGTACGCCGTCGCCGCCGTCACCGCCATGTGGCCGGTGGCGCCGCCGGAGCGCTACCTGGAGCCGGAACTGGTGGCGGCCGGAGGCTCGCTGCCGCTCGACGTCGGCGCTGGACGGGCCCACGGCGAGGTCGTCCCCGCGAATCCGGAGCACGACAGCGAGCGCGGCTAACTGCTATCCTTTGCGATTGCTTTTCACGAGGAGACAACCACCGTGTCGAATCCGATGGAAGGACGCACCGCCGTGGTCTTCGGAGTGGCTAACAAGCGGTCCATCGCCTGGGCCATTGCGCAAGCGTTGCAGGCCGCCGGCGCGCGGCTGGTCATCACCTACCAGAACGAGCGGCTGGCGGAGGAGGCCAAGGACCTGATCGCCGCCCTGCCCGGCGCGGAGGCCTTCCAGTGCGACGTGTCGCGCGATGAAGAAGTCGAGCAGCTCTTCGCCCAGCTCAAGTCCCGCTACGGCAAGCTGCACGCCCTGGTGCACAGCATCGCCTTCGCGCCCGCCGAGGAGCTGAAGGGCGAGTTCCTGGCCACCTCTCGCGAGGGCTTCCGCATCGCCCACGACGTCAGCGTCTATTCCCTCATCGCGCTGGCGCGCGCCGCCGCCCCGCTCATGGAAGACGGCGGCTGCATCCTTACTCTTACGTATTACGGCTCGGAAAAGGTCGTGCCCCACTACAACGTGATGGGCGTGGCCAAGGCGGCACTCGAAGCCAGCGTCCGCTACCTGGCCTACGACCTGGGCAAGCGGCGCGTGCGGGTGAACGCCATCTCCGCCGGGCCTATCAAGACGCTGGCGGCGCGCAGCATCTCCGGCTTCGGCGACATGCTCAAGGCCCAGGCCGAACGAGCGCCGCTGCAGCGCAACGTGGATGTGAATGAAGTGGCCGCAACCGCGGTGTTTCTGTGTTCCGACGCCGGTTCCGGCATCACCGGCGAGGTCCTCTACGTGGACTGCGGCTACAACATCATGGGATTCTGAATAGAAAGGAAAAAGGGAAAGGGAAACCCAGCCTATTGACGACGCCCGGTCTTCACTTTTTCCTTTTTACTTCTTCCTTTTTCCTTTCTTCCTCCGCGCCTCCGCGACTCCGTGGTGAAAACGATCTTCCTGTCGTTCTCACTCTTCCGCTCCAACACGATTTCAGCGTCGCGCTCGCGCTCGAAGCGCTCGAACTTCTCTCCCCACTCGATCAGGATGACGCTGCGCCGGTCGAAGAGGTCGTCCAGACCGAGGGTTTCGAGCTCGCGCTCGGTGTCCACCCGGTAGAGGT
Proteins encoded in this window:
- a CDS encoding MFS transporter, with protein sequence MRNILRNRPLRFIFAANVISMLGSGMNTAAVTWSILQKTHSEMDLGLLAVLTTLPGMLMLPFTGVIIDREDRRHLLMLLDLGRGAVVLVVAVLALRGPVHTWQLYLMSMLVATGFWMFWPTITALIQEMTPESEFVHSNTFLLAGVQGGWLMAGALVGFVYDHIGLGGVLLIDCATYAASFLCYLFVRRGRHVVEHPETGPRPEGMVGRYFHELREGIGFLKGKPYVVLLGTSWALFIGAMLTQSVITAPLSDRILHAGAVGYGWLNGGWGLGAFLSVLYSPLIIRKAGSRHSVGFSMALLAASLLVLPFSHWLGIAVAIYALMGSARGVGGIAISSTLMEIVPKHFMGRVQNTFYFAGTVLQMAFGYLVGIAAHKLALSVGFFVVATMYAVAAVTAMWPVAPPERYLEPELVAAGGSLPLDVGAGRAHGEVVPANPEHDSERG
- a CDS encoding enoyl-ACP reductase, which produces MEGRTAVVFGVANKRSIAWAIAQALQAAGARLVITYQNERLAEEAKDLIAALPGAEAFQCDVSRDEEVEQLFAQLKSRYGKLHALVHSIAFAPAEELKGEFLATSREGFRIAHDVSVYSLIALARAAAPLMEDGGCILTLTYYGSEKVVPHYNVMGVAKAALEASVRYLAYDLGKRRVRVNAISAGPIKTLAARSISGFGDMLKAQAERAPLQRNVDVNEVAATAVFLCSDAGSGITGEVLYVDCGYNIMGF
- the tsaE gene encoding tRNA (adenosine(37)-N6)-threonylcarbamoyltransferase complex ATPase subunit type 1 TsaE is translated as MPVYTTHSAAETVALGRRLAAQLKPPKLVILRGELGAGKTTLVKGIAEGFHAAAEEQVTSPTFTLIHEYRGPKANVFHVDLYRVDTERELETLGLDDLFDRRSVILIEWGEKFERFERERDAEIVLERKSENDRKIVFTTESRRRGGRKEKGRSKKEKVKTGRRQ